The genomic region AACTCCAGTTCCGTAGATTTTATGTTACACCCTTTAATGCTCAAATCCAGAACATAAAGATGTTTTTCCTTGACCCGAACTGTTACAGCTGGGAGTTTTTTCAATCTTCACCccagaaaaaaagaatcatCACTCTCTTATTTCCCACAGTACAGTTTAAGGTTACTATTGGATTAATGTTAAATAACTTATATTTAGTTTTCAAACTATGAACAGaatgtaattattaaaaaagtaaGTCAGACTGGGATTAAAACTGTCTTTTGCAACAGAAACCTGACTGAGATATGCACAGTGATTTACACCACACAAAACTGTCGACTGTTCAATGTAGACTGAAACTTAGCTAGAATAAACTAGAGCCTCTGAAAGTCATGTAATGGTAAGTAAAGTATccaagtatatatatatatgatatatcaACATCAATatcaaaatcaaataaacaggTAAAAGCTGAAGTCTATTAAACACTTACTGTGTAGACACTTAACAAATCTCTCAGTAGTTTAATCATAATTAAAATAGTTACCACCACTGTGAAATCATGATCTGATAGCTCTAAACAATACAGCAGCCCTGCCACAAAGCCTGTTTATATAAAACCTGTATTTTATTCAGATGTGTTTAATATTCTCTGTTGTGTAAAATAACATAATTCACCAATAACTACATACTCAAAAAATAACCATCATTTTGAATCAAAACCTCCCAAACACTGCATATGTGCTCTAAAAAGTATGATTTAGTGATTTAAAGTAGGCTGCAGAGGTGTCCCTAATAAATTGGTAATTCACCTTGCTCAGTCCAGAAAGTCTTTGTGatttatcttttattatttctcaAACACATTCCTGTGCACTGACAGTACTGCACATGTACAACAACCTGTTCCAAACCAGACCTGTTGTACTGGATTCTGAACACCTTAAACAATGTGCCCGGACCATGGTCAATCCCTTAAACTGTTGTTCAGGAGGTTGGTGCTTTTGCCTTTGCCTCACATTTGAAGAAAACCTAAGAGGGTTTGCCGACTGATTCCAAACAACTTAACAGTAACTTCACTTTTAAATTTTGCTCTGACACTTTTGTTGATGTTGCTTTATAGTTTTGTTAACACCGATGTAAGTGATGCTGCAAATCAATGAATAAGACTGATTTATTATGCAATGTTGAATTTACAGGATTTATTTTCATCGTAATCCAGCGCTGTGATTTGTCAGGTGAACCCCCTGATCTGGTTATTATACAAAATTATAGTTAATACAATTGTGGTGATATTATTTCTGTTGCTCTTCTCACTTGAGTTACTTCAATGATGTAGCCACTTTGGGTTTTATTcaattttatatatgttttaaaacagcatGTGTCCTAATCTGTGCTCCATTAGGACcagacattaaaaatgaattacatATTGACTTATTACACCAAACTACAGCCAACATAAAAGAGCACTGTACTAAATGCTTTTTAAACGAGTACAATTTACAACAATCATATACAACAATAGTTTGTGCAGCATGACGCAATAACTAATAGCGTGAATGATTTCATACCATTAGAGAAAGTGTGAgtgttaaatgtttgtgttacatTAAAATAAGCCAATAGGAAAGAATTAGCTGCCCTTAAGTAGAACATAAAATTTTGTAAAATGatttcaaagagaaaaacaatagaAGAAGTTGACAAATTGTTAGGGCAAAAATGCACTACGGAGCTACAGCATGGTGCAGAAACACTGTCACATAGATAACAATTAATGCAAGCTCATTTACAGTGGATCGTACTGCAGAAGATGGAGCTGCTGTGGTTGTGCTGCGGCACACAAAGCTGCTGTCTTGGTTGGTGCCGTTGGAGGTGAATGTCACAAAGCTGACATTTGACTCAGCCACTTGGCCTGTGATCCAGGTCTGGTACTCAGATATTCGGGTGTAGACTTCAGGAAAACTACCCGTGGCACAAGGTACTCCAAAACTTACAACACCAGCCTGGATCCACACGGAGCCTTGTTTGCATTGCAAAGGTCCACCAGAGTCCCCCTGAAAAAGTGGAGACACATTCAATTTATTCTCTTCAGTTTAAATTACTGAGGGATAGTAAGTATCATTAACAACAGTATTTTAACTGTATGTCCAAGTTTATAGGAATTTATTCTTGTGTTTTGGGACTGGCAAGTAAGGATGAAACTTCAAAACTAGTCAGTCCCACAAGTGATATTGTAGAAAAGAGATCTATTTTTTACCATGCATACTCCTTTGCCTGCTTGCCCAGCGCACATCATATTAGAAGTGATGTTTGCAACTTCTACAGAGAGGTAATCACAGCTGCATTGCTTATTTCCAATAACAGGAATCTGAACTTCCTGCAGTGGCTGAGTAGGTGGAAGTGTTTCTGTTGGAGAGAGTATGACATTGCTCTGTCACCATCCAATTTCAACAATGTGTAATTTATCAATACAATTGTGTCCTAGAAGCACACGCGATGAAGCACACGCGATGTGGATTTTTAGCCACACTAGTACATGGCTCTGGATGGCAAAGTCAGTTTATCTTATATTTGGTCCATCACTTTGGTCCATGGCATGAATCATTTCTGAATGTGGAGTTACTTTATTTACTAATTCctcaaacaaagacagaaggagaaatgaaaatatgagTGGCTCAGAATACCCTGAGAATTGATACAAAGCCCCCAACTATTCTAAATCAAAGGATACTCACGTTTTGCTGTAAGTTGACCCCAGCCAGTGGCCCAGCAGGGGGTGGAGTTGTAGAGCTGGCTGGAGTTACTTGCCAGGCAGACAGGCCGGATGTAGTCAGTGAAAGTGATGGGGCTGCTGAGCTTCATCAGGGCAATGTCATTGTTGTACAGCGAATTGTTATAATTTGGATGGACGACAATTTTAGACAAATTATGGTTCACCTCATGAAGATTAGTGCCATTCTGAATCACTCTTCCAAAGTAGAGGGTCCAATTTGTCAGTGTTGttctacagtacatttaaaataagacTCATTAAATAAATCGATGAAGTCAGAATTCAGTCTCTTTTTACAGACTAACCCAATAATAAGTTTAGCAATATGTTGACTGTATTTATAATTCATTTGGAAAACAATGAAACAGATCAACAACTACACTATGTAAGTTTAAGGTATATAAGTGCAAAAGGCTCCTAATGATTTGAAAGAGAAACGTAAGCCCATATAGAGCCTGATGAGTGTGTCTTACGAGTCGATGCAGTGGGCGGCTGTGAGGACCCACTGGTTGTTGATAAGGGTTCCTCCACAAATGTGGGTGCCAGTAAAGTGTATGCTGACCTGCCAGGGCCATGACCCAGCTGTGGCATTTGCACCACCCACAATCCTGGTCTTAAGAGGTGCCACGCCACAGTCTGACAGAGTGTAGACAACAAAGTGTCAGTGCATATAGAGGAAAAGTAGGTTGAATCATGTGTCACACTAGATGTTTCTTCTTTGtagctgttatttttaatgttgctgttatttttattgttgctttCATACAGTAGTTCCAGTGCATCTCCTGAGCATTTACATCATGATGGCTGTATGGAATATATGAAAAGTGACTGCACTTACCCTGAGCCTTTGCCCCTGTAGAG from Mastacembelus armatus chromosome 19, fMasArm1.2, whole genome shotgun sequence harbors:
- the LOC113135283 gene encoding tryptase — encoded protein: MAAWTTLILLMCAVLTEQGAKAQDCGVAPLKTRIVGGANATAGSWPWQVSIHFTGTHICGGTLINNQWVLTAAHCIDSTTLTNWTLYFGRVIQNGTNLHEVNHNLSKIVVHPNYNNSLYNNDIALMKLSSPITFTDYIRPVCLASNSSQLYNSTPCWATGWGQLTAKQTLPPTQPLQEVQIPVIGNKQCSCDYLSVEVANITSNMMCAGQAGKGVCMGDSGGPLQCKQGSVWIQAGVVSFGVPCATGSFPEVYTRISEYQTWITGQVAESNVSFVTFTSNGTNQDSSFVCRSTTTAAPSSAVRSTVNELALIVIYVTVFLHHAVAP